In Helianthus annuus cultivar XRQ/B chromosome 9, HanXRQr2.0-SUNRISE, whole genome shotgun sequence, the following are encoded in one genomic region:
- the LOC110875499 gene encoding cell surface glycoprotein 1-like: MPSSNTGESDTTDPMPVVSDDMVSSEHEVYTSDTTSTDDDDFQPFALPDVVAEPADGPIAGDLPLAGVQHHSHDTDPDVASSAAPAPAPSFEFGHDIDDDSDPVFPPGFDLDHDIEFIHLDQPMEDPVAPVDPMFADPADFEMEFDDLEPVAAPEPADAPVLAFEHDPVHADVPPDDPLIADIPVDDHLVVVPQLVDDHVAIDAHIDAPHIADIPADPVVAPLPDPVPLQFDNAPFATHVDPRYAHTRNGWIDDDDDNLPFVVPVTPASAPATAPIDAPLFPTLTADAHRTDLPITFLQDIPPPRPGEGSSRQPFGQIPFMTGGDQFVPPISHHTAVPPVAPFAMPSFAPSSEPFLWTSPPIMPPSDPYHP; this comes from the exons ATGCCCTCATCCAACACTGGAGAGTCGGACACCACAGACCCCATGCCTGTAGTATCGGACGACATGgtctcatcagagcacgaggtgtataccTCAGATACTACTAGCACGGACGACGATGATTTCCAACCATTTGCGCTGCCCGATGTCGTTGCTGAGCCCGCTGATGGTCCTATCGCTGGGGATTTGccgctcgcg ggagtgcagcaccattcgcaTGACACGGACCCTGATGTGGCATCATCCGCTGCACCTGCCCCTGCCCCTAGCTTTGAGTTTGGTCATGACATTGATGACGATTCGGATCCTGTTTTCCCACCGGGATTTGATCTCGATCATGACATTGAGTTTATTCAtttagatcagcccatggaggatcccgtaGCCCCTGTTGACCCTATGTTTGCTGATCCCGCTGATTTCGAGATGGAGTTTGATGATCTGGAGCCTGTTGCGGCCCCTGAGCCAGCTGATGCTCCTGTCCTCGCAttcgagcatgaccctgttcatgctgatGTACCCCCTGATGatcctttgattgctgatatacctgttgaTGATCATCTTGTTGTTGTTCCACAgttggtggatgatcatgttgCTATTGATGCTCATattgatgcccctcacattgctgacattcctgctgatcctgttgTTGCCCCTCTTCCTGACCCTGTGCCTCTACAGTTCGATAATGCACCTTTTGCGACCCATGTTGATCCTCGATACGCGCACACCCgaaatgggtggatagacgatgatgatgacaACCTGCCTTTTGTGGTACCTGTTACACCTGCTTCAGCACCTGCTACAGCTCCTATTGATGCACCATTGTTTCCCACACTCACCGCTGATGCTCACCGCACCGACTTGCCTATCACATTTCTCCAGGACATACCCCCACcacgtcctggggagggttcatcCCGTCAGCCGTTTGGTCAGATACCTTTCATGACtggaggagatcagtttgtacctccaATTTCTCATCATACTGCCGTTCCCCCTGTTGCACCATTTGCTATGCCATCCTTTGCTCCATCTAGTGAGCCTTTTCTCTGGACTTCGCCACCCATTATGCCGCCATCTGATCCTTATCATCCTTAA